Genomic window (Magnolia sinica isolate HGM2019 chromosome 6, MsV1, whole genome shotgun sequence):
ccgacattagagtaagcaataCAGGTTTACAGGAATCAGCtaacaccatagtcttgaacctgaatccttttaatatagatcgcaagtacataccactcatacaactcttcctctgcaagtgattatGCAGTTcagtgcgtttcggccatacacaattacttgaatttcatgagtgctctagagaattcgcctagattctcataggaagcagcCTCCACCTCCAtactcatataggtgaattccatcaagtgtatgcagcaactgtatataccaccaaatatatggctatgaatccattaagagttctaaaaactcatccttctgcattgctgctcgcactgtacaccatagaagggactcatataactcagtgcaatcgtctaccttgtgtcttgttgtttacccattgaacctatctcatgggatcttcacttgtataggttgggttgccgataCTAGCAACTCATATATTaagctcagccccattcccttcgatgtatcattgactaaccttttagatagtcctttggtcagagaatctgctagattcttttctgacctcacaaagtcaatggaTATAACTCCATCACACAACATGTATTTcattatgttgtgtctgagtctaatatgcatgctttttccattatatattttactctttgtttttgctatagctgcttgacagtcacaatgaatagacacggttgatacaggctttggccataatggtatatcagctaagagatttctaagccactcggcttctattccaaccttttctaaggcaataaactcagattccatagtcgaccgagcgatacatgtctgcttggtagacttccaagagactgctcctctacccaaagtaaagacataTCTACTCGTGAATTTTGTCTCATCTAAATCACTAATCTAGTTAGCATCATTGtttccttctaatacagcagggtAACcggtataatgtaaaccataggccatactgccttttaggtatctcaaaatcctagataaggcattccaatgctcttttccagggttatgtgtatatttaCTTaaccttcctactgcaaaagctatgtctggtctagtacggtttgttagatacatgaggctaccaattattctagaATACTCTAATTGAAACAcattattttctgtattcttcatgagagacacactataatcataaggagtactaacaggtaaacagtcaaaatggttaaactttcttaaTATCTTCTCAACGTAATGAGAttatgataatataataacactattttttctggttacttcaatacccaagattacactagtctctcttaagtctttcatgtcaaacttagatgacaagaatttcttagttgtattaactaatttaatattagttctaaaaataagcatgtcatcaacataaaggcatataataacataatcattttcaaaaattttactatatacacatctatctacatcatttatatgataaccatttgattttaaatcaccatcaaatttttcatgctattgtttaggagcctgttttaaaccatatagtgatttaattagtctacatactttattttctttacctgatatcttataaccctcaggttactccatatatatttcttcttctaagtctccatttaggaaagccgtcttaacgtccatctggtgtatcaccagtttatatatggaggctatcgctattaagaccctgatagtagTAATTCTAGTTATAGGGGAATATGTATTAAAGTAATCTATTCATTCCTTTTATTTAAagtctttcgctaccaacctagccttaaacttatcaatagttccatctggttttagtttctttctaaacacccatttaaagCCTATTAATTTGTTTTCAAGTGGTAGGTCTACAAGTTTCCAattgttattagatataatagattataactcatcatttattgcttcattCCAAAAGGTTgtatctggagagttaattgcttctgtatacgttgtaggatcatcttctactaagaaggtgaaaaaaccatctcctaggttagtttctcttctaaccctaataCTTCTTCTCGATTATATCtctctactactttctcgtaagcaTTTTTATTGGTAGAcacaatatctgattcattgacttcctctattcctatagatttagatttcatagggaatatgttctcaaagaactctgcatccttAGCTTTTATAATTGTATTacgatctagaatattatccttagtttttaaaactagaaacctatagACCGCACTGTTTTATACGTACCCTATAAATACACAATCGATCGTTTTatgacctaactttcttttcttagtttcaggtaatcctactttagcaagacacccccacactttaatatatttataaataggaacatgattcttctaaagttcatatggtgttaattcagaagatttagaaggaatcctatttaggatataacaagtagatagaattgcttctccccacatatttgagggtaagcctaaaCTGTTTAACatggcattcatcatctcttttaaagttcgattcttacgttctgctattccattctgttctggtgtataaggaacTGTAGTTttgtgaactattccattcttttcacataattctctaaattgagaagattcatattcatctcctctatctgttctaaagtcttttgatttttatatttaactgattttcaacttcaagtttatatttagaaaaagcatctaaagcttcatctttgtttcttaataAATATACTCTAGTGAACCTATAGTAGTCATTTACAAATGTTATATAATATccttttccacctctagacatgtgatttttaaaatcacctaagtcactgtgtattaactctaatagaacagatgatctttctatttgtttaaagggttttctaatgaattttgattcgacacatgtttcacatttgtcgaattcttcattagatatgtAATAAacttaatcttttcattttcttcaaagatactatattcacatgacctaatctactatgtcatagataaaaaggttcaacgatataaacagaactggatgtcttcttattattatcattggatacatttacaatgaataaaccatcgctacagtaccctttaccaacaaaggttccattcttagtcattacaagcttatctgaatcaaatactaacttgacactagccttattgaggagcgaaCTAGAGACCAAGTTTCgtctaatgtcgggcacatgtaggacatcattcaatatcagagtcttttcagaagtgagtttcagaagtacttccCCTTTTTCCTACAATTGGagatgttctagcattacccatgaacacctgttcatcatctcctgatacttggtaggaggtaaatatgctacgatccttgcacacgtgcctagttgcaccagtgtctagcacccactccaagttatttaaaaggaagacttctgacaccacagctactaccatGTTAGACTCATTGCCTGTTCCTGTAAGATTAGCCTatggcttatctttgtttttcttaagcctgcaggttttgacatgatgcccaggctttccacagttgtagcagtttcattttttcttgaattgagtgtttgcattcttctttttgagcctgcattcatttgcataatgtccaggttttccacagttatgacagttgccatttttcttattatttgtccgacttgattccacaagattcgcctttgaatttgtctcatttttattttctttttggtccctgattctattggcctcctctattcatatgtgtacgatagtggtttccaaagaaacgccgttctttttatgtttcattctattcttatattctttccaggagggcggtaacttttctattagcacTCCTGACAAAAACACTTCATCCatcttaattccttctgtcgatagttcatgaactagattttgaaaatcgtgaatctgatttgtgacaggtatatcgtctgtcatttcataatgaaggaaattagcaattgcatgtttcttagcgcctgcatcttctaatatgtatttcttttccaaagcagtccatatgttttTAGCAGACatgtaagaagcatacacatcatatagttcattggataaagagtttagaatatagtttttacaattattctcatatgttacttcagtttggtttgctagatctatagtaaatgattcagataaaatgtatgaaactttcagggtggtcagagcgaacattagtttttgtttccaccgtttaaatgattgtccagcgaacggttcgattttggctaactcagcagaagcatttactgttactgtagccatagtttatgtaattcaacacaaattcaatttcaagattgttggaatatttggttgaattaaatagactattaaaatcgtgaaccaaaaaaaaagaaaataaaattttgagaaagaagaacttattgaattgagtcgaggcgtgactgagtcactcggcttgaaatcgaatttgctctccttggacagcgtcccaagtgcaacaggtttccagagcaatcgacctccaggatacaatgactatgacccggtcccagcggtgcactcactgtacacgggctcgaaccacttgcagtttaatccgaaagtgctgagttgactcagcgatgaactcagtagaaaaatgcttaaaaccgaatatcagagagcattttataagagaagaatttttcgtattttTGAAACTGAAATtggaagtccttatatagactccgaattggtgcataagcaccctttacaaaaggttaagtcggttgggtttaaacccagcagaggcgaccaaccggaagggatgcatctctctggtttaaaatgaaaaggcgcaagtgcgagtacactctcgtacataaagtcctgcgagtacccatacacacacccacgtgaGTACACTCACATCGCACCCGCACctgcgcccacgcccagcccagcccgtcccgtcgcgcacacggactcggcacggcacggctcggctcgatgcgcacgcgcgtgtgtggtcaatgtcatagattagagctattggcatagcctcccataggaccaaattcacatgccccctgaaaggggctcaagccctaggcaaaaagactatcttatatacaagatagtttactttgtcaaatccgatgtgggacaaaacccacaactcaaaagtaccacaacttttcaaaaatggagggaaatcaccgaaaatttaaaaattcaaattttaatattattttaaaacaaaatataacaaatgGTTCTCAGCTGATGGGCGGAATGGATTTAGACATAAAATACAGTGGACCTCAATGAGATCGCGGTGTGCATAAATGGTCGTGGTGGTGTGCTTAAACAGTCGCCGCTGCCAAAATCTCTAGCTGTGTTCAGAATGGTTCATCTGGTGGGCTTATCATGTGCATACAATGCAAGAGCCAGCTATATCCACTTATTGAGTGATCCACAACTGTAATTTCATATTTATCAATGACTAGTGTTCATCcttttaatagcttattttaggacataagcccaaaaatggggtagatccaagactcaagtgggccatatgaaggGGAATATTGGATCAGCCCACTGACAGGaactggaaaaataaaaatattttcctgatccaaaacttctgtggctccaatGAATGTTTGAACGGTGGGCATTCAGTCCTATTGTTTCCTAtcgttttggatttgcctcattttgatGGAGCGGgtgatttgtcacaaacatctatATCGGTtctgacaaacatcatggtgggtcccacttagggggttgagtaaagtctgtggagaaCTAATTTACTCTGGCCGTGAAGGAGAGTTTTGAGTAAAGTCCGTTGGGcaatggtgatgtatgtgtgaacTAATTTACTCTGGGCGTGAAGGAGAGTTTTGAGTATAGTCTGTTGGGcaatggtgatgtatgtgtgaacTAATTTACTCTAGGCGTGAAGGAGAGTTTTGAGTAATGTCCGTTGGGcaatggtgatgtatgtgtgaacTAATTTACTCTGGGCGTGAAGGAGAGTTTTGAGTAGTCTGTTGGGcaatggtgatgtatgtgtgaacTAATTTACTCTGGGCGTGAAGGAGAGTTTTGAGTAAAGTCTGTTGGGcaatggtgatgtatgtgttttatctgcgccATCaaatcatttttccagctcacattaaggcatgggcctaaaattgagtgtatccaaagattaagtagaccacaccataggaatcagtgagaattgaatgcctactgttgaaaacttctcggggttATACACAAaagttggatcaagcttatatttgtgtgttatcctttcattcatgtttacgtgaccttatgaactagtTGGGTGCGAAATAAACATCTTCAACTGTAAAACGGAATCCTTCCAAAACCagcaaataaagatatgaaagaaatccAATTATAAAGATAGAATCCAATTATCAATTTCCCGTGAAAGTATCgagagcttaaaaaaaaaaaaaaaaattagtcgtAAAGTAAAAGTTGAGATAATGAAAGAAATCTACATAACCGTTTTTCTACATCAAGGAGAGAGGAAGCTTCTTCATCTGCAAATCAGGGACCCTTGTAAATTCTGGTGTAGAGGGACCTGGCCTTCTCGTCTTCCCACTCTAATCTTTCCCACCATTCTCTCTCGCCTTCTATTTCTCCTTTTATTTCATGGATGCTTGAGCTGAAGAGTGGGAGCTTTTTCAACATAGGACACGAACGTACATGGATCTCTTCCAAAGATATAAACATAAATCGCTGGCTACAAATGCTTTCTAATTCTGGTAAGCCATACAATCTTAGGATGCGTAATTTTGGGAATGAATTGTGGGGCAGCTCATCTCCTTCTATAACCTCTTTCATTTGGGAACAATCCGATATGTGAAGCACCTCTAACTGATGTAGTTGCTCTACCATACTAGAAGAGAAGAGACTCCTTAACTTTTCACAACTAATAACCCGTATTATTCTGAAGTTTTGTAGGCTTGTGTTCAGCGGAGGAGGCGCTCCAccatcgaatatcttctccaagTTCAGCAAACGATGGAGATCCAATGACTGTAAACATTGGAATGCATCATCTCCAACCTCTCTCCAGTCTATAATGCATTCCACTCCACTGCATTCACTGACTAGAAGATGTCTTAAGCTCTTTAAATCGCCTTGGAACTTAGAAAGACTTGTTAAACCTTTGCTTTTATACAAGTATAAAGAGAATGCATGTTTTGTCAACCCCTCAATCCCGCAGGGGAATTTGTCACATCCACCAATGCTTATATGCTTATTAGAAAAAGGAGGGAAAACTGCAGATTTAACCTCAacatggaaacttgtcaagcccGAAAACCATCGATGGAACATATCATGTGCGATGAAGCCATTAAGATTGGACACACTGATGCTTAAAGATCTCAGGCGTTTCATGTTCACAGCCTCACTGAAAGTAGCTCCGTCCACTTTTTCCTTCAAATACATCATGCTTACTTCCTCCAGACTAGGTAGCCCGTATATCATAGTGTAGGGAATTGCAGTGAATGAAGTCGATGATATATCCAACCTCTTGAGTTTAACCAAGCTTTCAATGCCTTGAGGGAAGTTTTTGAGGCCAGATTTTGAGAGATCAAGAATTTGGAGTTCCTTCAGCTTTCCCAATGGCGGCACCTCCACTAGATCTCTGCATGAGCTTAGAATGAGCACACGTAGATTCACCAATTGCAATAATGACATCGGGAGAGATTCAATGCCAGTACGACTTAGATCAAGGATCTGTAGTTTTGGCATGAGCTCGAAGAAATTACTGTGAATGGTACGTAAGAAATTACTGCAAACTGGAACCAATCCACTGCTTTGATTGAGGAACAAGGAGACCAAGTTAGGACAATCAGGCGTAATTTTGAGATCTTTTATCTTGTTGTGCATCAATGAAATCCTTACAACCCCTCTCCACATTTTCTCTTCTGGTGGCTGCATTAGTCCCTCCCCGGCTTTCACAAGGAATTTTGAGCCTTCAATGGACGACGATGGTGAAGTGATCCATATAGCCAAGTCACGGAGCAAATCATGCATCCTAACGTATTTATTTCCGTAAGACCCTTTCTCCAAGAGGCATGCGTCCTTGATTCTTTCAAGGATGTCGTGTCCCTTGTTTGTTGCTTCTTCCAAGTCATTCACATTTTCTATAAATCCTTCCTCCACGGCCCAACATCTTACTAGCTCATCTATTGGTATTTCATAATCTTCCGGAAACAATGTGCAATACAGGAAACAAGATTTTATCTCTTCATTCTCTAGGTAATCATAGCTAAGTTTCAAAGGAAGAAACACTTGACGCTCCATACCTGGAATCTCAGGTGATGATCCTTTCAATGCCCTCAATGCATTCTCCCATACCTCTTTCTTATCCTTGCCATGCATGGCCCTTCCTACTGTCTTAATTGCAAGTGGTAATCCGCTGCACTCCTCTGCAACCTTCTCTGCTACCGGTCGAATCTCTGATGACATAACCACATCCCCACATCTTTCACAGAACAAATTCCACGCTTCCTCAGGCGTAAGAGTTCTGACCCTGATCTGCTTATGGGCATCCATCTCATTACACACTCTAATGAATCGAGTGGTTATTGTGATCTTGCATCTATTTCGCTTGTCCGGCTTTGGAATTCCAACTTGATCCAAGCTAAATGCTTCCCATAAATCATCTAAGATGAGCAGATACCTCACATTCTTCAACTGAGTAAATAGCTTGTCCCGCTTCTCTGCCATATCTTCATTATCGTCGAACCTGATTTTCAACTTCTTTCCAATGTGCTCCTGGATTAATCCCAAGTTGAGGTCCTTGGACACAGTTACCCAAATCACGATGTTGAAGTGATCAGTTCCGATGAACTTATTGTTTATGGCTTTCATGAGAGTGGTTTTCCCTATTCCGCCCATCCCATAAATGCCTATGATGCCATTCTCCTCGTCGTGTAAGCATTGCCATATCTCCTCCATGGTTTCCTCAGCTGTGCTTTGCTGTACTCGTGGTAGCGAGGTTTGCATTTCCAACACCCTCGGCCGGCGAGGGCTCTCAGCCACCTTATCGAAGACCCCTTTAGCTTTGAGGTTTTCCACATCTTTGAGCTTTTTAACCACCCTTTTGCCCAGCTTGTAGCGAGAGAAGTGATTGGTGCAACAACCGTTCAAGCACGTTCTAGGTTGCTCGAATTCCATTCTTAAAGAATCGACTTGAGCTTCGATATTGGTGACGTCCACAAGCCAGTTCTCCACTAGACGAACCCGTGTCTTTCCGACTGATATAGCATCATCGACGTCCGCTTGAATTTGGTGACGCTTGTCTTGTAGTTCTTTCGTTTCCCTCTTCAATGTCTCTACATTGTTATTAAGGTGTTTAAGATAACCGATCTGCTGAGAAACAGGAACCCAGAAGAAGAGAATGATCTGCACAACTGGACCCAAGGAATCCATTCtggacagatggatggatgggcaAGTAATGGCGTTTTTGAAGGTAGCAGAGGAATGAAATGAAAGTGCTGCCAGAAATAATGACTGTGAATATGACTTCAGTTCTGAGAAGCTGAGGAGAGAGAGCAAGAGAAACTGTCGaaagattaataataaaaaataaaaaataaaaaaaacaaagagaatggAATTAGAGACGGAAGTGGTTCGATGCTGTGTACAAAGTAGGGAAGCGGAtcgaccggacgcggattgcctattAACAGCGACAGTGCTTCGTGAGTCCCCtcatggtgtaccacacatcagctatatcgctgatgagtccggatcctctgcctAGTCTCTGCCTCCCGCAATCTCATTGGTCCACCTCACCGCTCCTGCCACGTAGGACTAGCCCATCTGTTTCTgtttcatattttaaaaaaaaaaaagaaaagaaaaaacgaaaGTCTCTCTGCCGTCTTCCCTAACGGCAATGGCACCACTAACGGCACTTTCCATTTCCGGTTCCGGAGATTTTTCAGAGATTTCTTCTTCTCTCGTTTCTAATTTCAAATTATTTCCTTTTACAGATGGATCTCATCAAAGCGGAAGAAAAAGAGGGGTTTTTCCTTTTGACGATCGGAGGCCCTCTTTCCCCAATCTCTCACAATTCCTCTCGCCCATTTTCCACCGAGCAGCCGATAGTCGATTTCTACTATTTCGTCTATTCATCCATCAAAGATCCACCCCACCTCacaggtattttaatttttttttaattttttacagattatttatgATCTGCCTCCAATGGCTGTggtatatcttcttcttctttttttctttctaatgcaGACTATTAAATGGGGAACATTGGATGCTGTTTTTGAAATGCCTATGTGCATGTAGACTAATAGGAGATTTTCGGGATTCTTCCTATGGCGAATGcgaattttttatgttttaatttgtTTCCACTCATGCATTGTTTAATGTGATATAAAGATAGGTAAC
Coding sequences:
- the LOC131249372 gene encoding putative disease resistance protein At4g10780, with the translated sequence MDSLGPVVQIILFFWVPVSQQIGYLKHLNNNVETLKRETKELQDKRHQIQADVDDAISVGKTRVRLVENWLVDVTNIEAQVDSLRMEFEQPRTCLNGCCTNHFSRYKLGKRVVKKLKDVENLKAKGVFDKVAESPRRPRVLEMQTSLPRVQQSTAEETMEEIWQCLHDEENGIIGIYGMGGIGKTTLMKAINNKFIGTDHFNIVIWVTVSKDLNLGLIQEHIGKKLKIRFDDNEDMAEKRDKLFTQLKNVRYLLILDDLWEAFSLDQVGIPKPDKRNRCKITITTRFIRVCNEMDAHKQIRVRTLTPEEAWNLFCERCGDVVMSSEIRPVAEKVAEECSGLPLAIKTVGRAMHGKDKKEVWENALRALKGSSPEIPGMERQVFLPLKLSYDYLENEEIKSCFLYCTLFPEDYEIPIDELVRCWAVEEGFIENVNDLEEATNKGHDILERIKDACLLEKGSYGNKYVRMHDLLRDLAIWITSPSSSIEGSKFLVKAGEGLMQPPEEKMWRGVVRISLMHNKIKDLKITPDCPNLVSLFLNQSSGLVPVCSNFLRTIHSNFFELMPKLQILDLSRTGIESLPMSLLQLVNLRVLILSSCRDLVEVPPLGKLKELQILDLSKSGLKNFPQGIESLVKLKRLDISSTSFTAIPYTMIYGLPSLEEVSMMYLKEKVDGATFSEAVNMKRLRSLSISVSNLNGFIAHDMFHRWFSGLTSFHVEVKSAVFPPFSNKHISIGGCDKFPCGIEGLTKHAFSLYLYKSKGLTSLSKFQGDLKSLRHLLVSECSGVECIIDWREVGDDAFQCLQSLDLHRLLNLEKIFDGGAPPPLNTSLQNFRIIRVISCEKLRSLFSSSMVEQLHQLEVLHISDCSQMKEVIEGDELPHNSFPKLRILRLYGLPELESICSQRFMFISLEEIHVRSCPMLKKLPLFSSSIHEIKGEIEGEREWWERLEWEDEKARSLYTRIYKGP